A region of Rhodospirillales bacterium DNA encodes the following proteins:
- a CDS encoding alpha/beta fold hydrolase, translating to MLEALRTADARFDGLPDFPYAPRHVDDLGGPCAGLRLHYVDEGPPDAAVTFLCLHGQPTWSYLYRRMIPVLTEAGHRVVAPDFFGFGRSDKPVAEAVYTFTFHRETLRRFVERLELKGVCLVCQDWGGLIGLTLPMDMPARFDRLLVMNTTLATGDEPLGKGFLDWRAFSNRSPDMPVGGLMRRACPHLTEAEGAAYDAPFPDAAHKAGVRRFPNLVCDHPEADGAALSRRARSWWSEGWRGESFMAVGMKDPVLGPPVMVALRRHIRGCPAPFEVADGGHFVQEWGADIARAALRNFRL from the coding sequence ATGTTGGAAGCGTTGCGGACGGCCGATGCACGGTTCGACGGGCTGCCTGACTTCCCCTACGCCCCGCGCCACGTCGACGATCTCGGCGGACCCTGCGCCGGCCTGCGGCTGCACTATGTCGATGAAGGCCCGCCGGACGCGGCGGTCACGTTCCTCTGCCTGCACGGCCAGCCGACCTGGAGCTACCTCTACCGGCGGATGATCCCGGTCCTCACCGAGGCCGGCCACCGGGTCGTCGCGCCGGACTTCTTCGGATTCGGCCGCTCCGACAAGCCGGTCGCCGAGGCCGTCTACACGTTCACCTTCCATCGCGAGACATTGCGCCGGTTCGTCGAACGGCTCGAACTGAAGGGCGTTTGTCTCGTCTGCCAGGATTGGGGCGGTCTGATCGGTCTGACGCTTCCCATGGACATGCCGGCGCGGTTCGATCGGCTGCTGGTCATGAACACGACGCTGGCCACTGGCGACGAGCCTTTGGGCAAGGGATTCCTGGACTGGCGCGCCTTCAGCAACCGGTCGCCCGATATGCCGGTCGGCGGCCTGATGCGACGCGCCTGCCCGCATCTGACCGAGGCCGAGGGCGCCGCCTACGACGCGCCATTCCCGGACGCCGCCCACAAGGCCGGCGTGCGGCGGTTCCCCAACCTCGTCTGCGACCATCCCGAGGCCGACGGCGCGGCGCTGTCGCGTCGGGCGCGGTCGTGGTGGTCGGAAGGCTGGCGCGGCGAAAGCTTCATGGCCGTCGGCATGAAAGATCCCGTCCTCGGACCGCCGGTGATGGTCGCACTACGGCGCCACATCCGCGGCTGCCCGGCGCCGTTCGAGGTCGCCGATGGCGGCCATTTCGTCCAGGAGTGGGGCGCCGACATCGCCCGCGCCGCTCTGCGCAACTTCCGCCTTTGA
- a CDS encoding N-acetyltransferase — protein sequence MTDHVRDNAERGRYELPAGNATAFAEYIPAGDVRIVTHTEVPRAVSGRGIGSTLVRGMLEDMRARGLRIAPRCSFVVDFIRRHPEYADLRAEPGPRP from the coding sequence ATGACCGACCATGTGCGCGACAACGCCGAGCGCGGCCGCTACGAGCTCCCGGCCGGAAACGCGACCGCCTTCGCCGAGTACATTCCGGCCGGCGACGTCCGCATCGTCACGCACACCGAGGTACCCCGGGCCGTCTCCGGCCGGGGAATCGGATCGACCTTGGTGCGCGGCATGCTCGAGGACATGCGCGCGCGGGGCCTGAGGATCGCGCCGCGCTGCTCCTTCGTCGTCGATTTCATCCGGCGCCATCCCGAGTACGCCGATCTGCGCGCGGAGCCGGGACCGCGGCCGTGA
- a CDS encoding VOC family protein — MDLAKPHLDLGLFSNQLEPQLEFWQRTVGLPFDHIGKVGGGTWQHRHHMLGSILKMNHARAPLPPAPPSGYVELLIARDDLDAPRHLIDPDGNRVTLVPRGCEGVEKIGIVMTVNNRDAHDHFWRAAMQFESPRKGVYRCGDSLLIVGGEGKVDRCDEWRSQGFRYITVQIRDCVAEHTGILARGGTEGRAPIVLGDTVRYSFVRDPDGNFIEISQRASLTGGHL; from the coding sequence ATGGATCTCGCCAAGCCGCATCTCGATCTCGGCCTGTTCAGCAACCAGCTCGAGCCGCAGCTCGAATTCTGGCAGCGGACGGTCGGCCTGCCATTCGACCACATCGGCAAGGTCGGCGGCGGCACGTGGCAGCACCGTCACCACATGCTCGGCTCGATCCTCAAGATGAACCACGCGCGCGCGCCGTTGCCGCCGGCGCCGCCAAGCGGCTACGTCGAATTGCTGATCGCACGCGACGACCTCGACGCGCCGCGCCACCTGATCGACCCCGACGGCAACCGGGTCACGCTCGTGCCACGCGGCTGCGAGGGCGTCGAAAAGATCGGCATCGTCATGACCGTCAACAACCGTGATGCCCACGACCATTTCTGGCGCGCCGCCATGCAGTTCGAGTCGCCGCGCAAGGGCGTCTACCGCTGCGGGGATTCGCTGCTGATCGTCGGCGGCGAAGGCAAGGTCGATCGCTGCGACGAGTGGCGCAGCCAAGGGTTCCGCTACATCACGGTGCAGATCCGCGATTGCGTCGCCGAGCACACGGGCATCCTCGCGAGGGGTGGGACCGAAGGTCGCGCGCCGATCGTCCTGGGCGACACCGTCCGATACTCGTTCGTCCGCGATCCCGACGGCAATTTCATCGAGATCTCGCAGCGGGCCTCGTTGACTGGCGGTCACCTGTAG
- the typA gene encoding translational GTPase TypA has translation MSIRNIAIIAHVDHGKTTLVDKLLQQSGTFRENQQVQERAMDSNDLERERGITILAKCTSVDWHGTRINIVDTPGHADFGGEVERILSMVDGVVVLVDAAEGVLPQTKFVTGKALRLGLRPIVVVNKIDRPDARPDDVLNEIFDLFVALEADDLQLDFPTLYASGRQGWATEALDGERKDLTPLFDLVVRHVPPPTVEVEGAFKMLVTTLEYDAFLGRILTGRIQSGQVRHNTTVKALARDGRVVEQTRITKLLSFRGLERIPVESAAAGDIVAIAGFKTATVADTICDLAVEAALPSQPIDPPTLAMTFQVNDSPLAGREGDKVTSRMIRARLMRESDGNVAIRVTDTESAEAFDVAGRGELQLGVLIETMRREGFELAVGRPRVLFRTDETTGQRTEPIEEVVVDVDENFSGVVIEKISQRKGELKDMRPSGGGKTRLVFHAPSRGLIGYHGEFLTDTRGTGVMNRLFHGYGPFRGVIEGRRNGVLISTDAGTSVAYALWYIEERGPLFIDPGVAVYQGMIIGENSRDSDLDVNPLKEKQLSNIRTTSKDEAIRLTPPRRMSLEQAIAYIEDEELVEITPKSIRLRKRHLHPEDRKRARKLAAA, from the coding sequence ATGTCCATTCGCAACATCGCCATCATCGCCCACGTCGACCACGGCAAGACCACGCTCGTCGACAAGCTGCTGCAGCAAAGCGGCACGTTCCGGGAGAACCAGCAGGTCCAGGAACGGGCCATGGATTCCAACGACCTGGAGCGTGAGCGCGGGATCACCATCCTCGCCAAATGCACCTCGGTCGACTGGCATGGCACGCGCATCAACATCGTCGACACGCCTGGCCACGCCGATTTCGGCGGCGAGGTCGAGCGCATCCTGTCGATGGTGGACGGTGTCGTCGTCCTGGTGGACGCCGCCGAGGGCGTGCTGCCGCAGACCAAGTTCGTGACCGGCAAGGCCCTGCGCCTGGGTCTGCGTCCGATCGTGGTCGTCAACAAGATCGACCGGCCCGACGCGCGGCCCGACGACGTCCTCAACGAGATATTCGACCTGTTCGTGGCGCTGGAGGCCGATGATCTGCAGCTCGATTTCCCGACCTTGTACGCGTCGGGCCGCCAGGGCTGGGCGACGGAGGCGCTCGACGGCGAGCGCAAGGACCTGACGCCGCTGTTCGACCTGGTCGTGCGCCACGTGCCGCCGCCGACCGTCGAGGTCGAAGGCGCGTTCAAGATGCTCGTGACGACGCTCGAGTACGACGCTTTCCTCGGCCGCATCCTCACCGGACGCATCCAGTCCGGCCAGGTCCGCCACAACACCACCGTCAAGGCGCTGGCCCGCGACGGCCGCGTCGTCGAGCAGACGCGCATCACCAAGCTGCTGTCGTTCCGCGGACTGGAGCGCATTCCGGTCGAGTCGGCCGCCGCCGGCGACATCGTCGCCATCGCCGGCTTCAAGACCGCGACCGTCGCCGACACGATCTGCGACCTGGCCGTCGAGGCGGCGCTGCCGTCGCAGCCGATCGATCCGCCGACGCTGGCGATGACCTTCCAGGTCAACGACTCGCCGCTGGCGGGCCGGGAGGGCGACAAGGTCACGAGCCGCATGATCCGCGCGCGGTTGATGCGGGAGTCCGACGGCAACGTCGCGATCCGCGTCACCGACACCGAGAGCGCCGAGGCGTTCGACGTCGCCGGACGCGGCGAATTGCAGCTCGGCGTGCTGATCGAGACGATGCGCCGCGAGGGTTTCGAGCTGGCGGTCGGGCGGCCGCGCGTGCTGTTCCGCACCGACGAGACGACCGGCCAGCGCACGGAGCCGATCGAGGAGGTGGTGGTCGACGTCGACGAGAATTTCTCCGGCGTCGTTATCGAGAAGATCAGCCAGCGCAAGGGCGAGCTGAAGGACATGCGCCCGTCCGGTGGCGGCAAGACCCGGCTGGTGTTCCACGCGCCGTCGCGCGGCCTGATCGGCTACCACGGCGAGTTCCTGACCGACACGCGCGGCACCGGCGTGATGAACCGCCTGTTCCACGGCTACGGCCCGTTCCGCGGCGTGATCGAGGGGCGGCGCAACGGCGTGCTGATCTCGACCGACGCCGGTACCTCGGTCGCCTACGCGCTGTGGTACATCGAGGAGCGCGGTCCGCTGTTCATCGATCCCGGCGTCGCCGTCTACCAGGGCATGATCATCGGCGAGAACTCGCGCGACTCCGATCTCGACGTCAATCCGCTCAAGGAAAAGCAGCTCAGCAATATCCGCACCACGTCCAAGGACGAGGCCATCCGCCTGACGCCGCCGCGGCGGATGTCGCTCGAGCAGGCGATCGCCTACATCGAGGATGAGGAGCTGGTCGAGATCACGCCGAAATCGATCCGGCTGCGCAAGCGCCACCTCCACCCGGAGGACCGCAAGCGGGCGCGGAAGCTGGCGGCGGCCTGA
- a CDS encoding dCTP deaminase, translated as MAIMSDRWIRRMALEHGMIEPFVDSQKRQGVISYGVSSYGYDARVGDEFKIFTNVDSAIVDPKNFAENSFVDRRTDICIIPPNSFALARTVEHFRIPRDVLVICVGKSTYARCGIIVNVTPLEPEWEGHVTLEFSNTTPLPARIYANEGACQFLFLRGDEPCEVSYKDKAGKYQGQRGVTLPKI; from the coding sequence ATGGCGATCATGTCGGATCGCTGGATCCGCCGGATGGCGCTCGAACACGGCATGATCGAGCCGTTCGTCGATTCCCAGAAGCGCCAGGGCGTCATCTCGTACGGCGTGTCGTCGTACGGCTACGACGCGCGGGTCGGCGACGAGTTCAAGATATTCACCAACGTCGACAGCGCGATCGTCGATCCCAAGAATTTCGCCGAGAACAGCTTCGTCGACCGGCGGACCGACATCTGCATCATCCCGCCCAACAGCTTCGCGCTGGCGCGCACGGTCGAGCATTTCCGCATCCCGCGCGACGTGCTCGTGATCTGCGTCGGCAAGTCCACCTACGCGCGCTGCGGCATCATCGTGAACGTCACGCCGCTCGAGCCGGAGTGGGAGGGCCACGTGACGCTGGAGTTCTCGAACACCACGCCGCTGCCGGCGCGCATCTACGCCAACGAGGGCGCCTGCCAGTTCCTGTTCCTGCGCGGCGACGAGCCCTGCGAGGTCTCCTACAAGGACAAGGCCGGCAAGTACCAGGGCCAGCGCGGCGTCACGCTGCCCAAGATCTGA
- a CDS encoding N-acetyltransferase, producing MTDTVVDRPDRRQYELEVDGVVAFIEYEPGDGRVAATHTVVPEALGGRGVGSTLVRGMLDDLRARGLKIEPRCPFVAAWIGKHPDYADLVAA from the coding sequence GTGACCGACACGGTGGTCGACCGTCCGGACCGCCGACAGTACGAGCTGGAGGTCGACGGCGTCGTCGCCTTCATCGAGTACGAGCCTGGCGACGGCCGCGTAGCCGCGACGCACACGGTCGTGCCTGAGGCGCTTGGCGGACGCGGCGTCGGATCGACCCTCGTGCGCGGGATGCTCGACGATCTGCGCGCGCGCGGTCTGAAGATCGAGCCCCGGTGTCCGTTCGTCGCGGCGTGGATCGGCAAGCATCCCGACTACGCGGACCTCGTCGCGGCGTAG
- a CDS encoding AsmA family protein, translating to MLKKILIGVGVLVGLIVAAGVATPFLIDPNAFKPQIVAKVKEATGRDLVIDGPLRLSMFPTPSVSAEGVRLSNAPGGKAAQMLDLKAASAGVALWPLLSKRVEISEVRLIEPKIAIEVAADGRANYEFTPAGAPPTAGAAQAPAASTGAKEGGGVAISAQRIVVVDGLLTYSDAKTGREARFEKVSMTLSVPSLAGPFAVEGGLTANGVPLRFDGKLGVKGAQGVPLSLFVRSDAGEAKFTGVATDLAATAALKGDASLNAANLEAFVASLARAAGLPAPALPPTLSRKIAFNGAIEASASAFAARDFKLTLGEDQGSGTITVKLDPMSVEGKLSFTKLDLDKWLALAAPAAGAPTSRPATPAAPTRPAAAPAVAALPTNVAVALVFDAGEVVYNGAAMRKVVADLTLDKGLLTIRKLDATLPGDAQLSGSSTMTTAQGKPSATGELSLAGPRLRETLAWLKVDVAGVPSGKLGAFSFKGKIAGDGATALRVDDAIVQLDGMTMRGRLSTTLAATPAVVTADFQADTIDLDAYLPKRTPAAAATPAGKPGAPAGKAATTPAPAVAATAPAAIDARIKAKIGRVVYNGERIEGVDADVTYRGGRLTFGDTRIGSVAGAAVALKGSVANLETTPSFDLSVNVQTNDADRLLKLAGAPSPLKKGPLGAVTLQGGVAGTARDLTFRDFTVNALGMALRMTGKVALLEGGTRYDLSAFTFQTADLDKLMAALGNAPPGIGSVSASGAAKGDTNNVAFNGSFAVKGVQGSGTVNAALGGAVPRIVANLKTSALDVDQLSGGGGSAAPGGAAAASGGGGSGGRFSNAPINLSALKSLEADIDLQAPSIAKSPWRLDGAQLRATLRGGVLTIAKLSGGMFGGGVDLSGTIDAGRAAFDLRLGATNINLGTAARTIGDSKRVDGTIGLTFAARGSLTSVAAIVSSIDGEGKVSGTVRFNASASEQVGGQVAGAALKGLGKQIDKLAGGKSGGVTEEIGDINAAIRVANERFANRSGPMSGTIAMRDGQLRTSDLRVEGNRAWALTDAQVNLPAWTMATTTNVYVQESPEAPYVIVRQTGAIDSPSRKIDRGPAAASAGRPQQPAPGAPGTTPAAEPGQAAPGQAPAQQKPADPLKKLKKIF from the coding sequence ATGCTGAAGAAGATCCTCATCGGCGTGGGCGTCCTGGTCGGTTTGATCGTCGCCGCCGGCGTCGCGACGCCGTTCCTCATCGATCCGAACGCGTTCAAGCCGCAGATCGTCGCCAAGGTGAAGGAGGCGACCGGCCGCGATCTGGTGATCGACGGTCCGTTGAGGCTGTCGATGTTCCCCACGCCGTCGGTCTCGGCCGAAGGCGTGCGCCTCTCGAACGCGCCCGGCGGCAAGGCGGCGCAGATGCTGGACCTGAAGGCGGCCTCGGCCGGCGTGGCGCTGTGGCCGCTGCTGTCGAAGCGGGTCGAGATCTCCGAAGTCAGGCTGATCGAGCCGAAGATCGCGATCGAGGTGGCGGCGGACGGGCGCGCGAACTACGAGTTCACGCCGGCCGGCGCCCCGCCGACGGCGGGCGCGGCGCAGGCGCCGGCGGCGTCCACGGGCGCCAAGGAGGGCGGTGGCGTCGCGATCTCGGCGCAGCGCATCGTGGTCGTCGACGGGCTGCTGACCTACAGTGACGCCAAGACCGGCCGCGAGGCGCGGTTCGAGAAGGTGTCGATGACCCTCTCCGTGCCGTCCCTGGCCGGTCCGTTCGCTGTCGAGGGCGGCCTGACCGCCAACGGCGTCCCCCTCAGATTTGACGGCAAGCTGGGCGTCAAGGGCGCGCAGGGCGTGCCGTTGTCGCTGTTCGTCCGTAGCGACGCCGGCGAGGCGAAGTTCACGGGCGTCGCCACCGACCTCGCCGCGACGGCGGCGCTGAAGGGCGACGCCTCGCTGAACGCCGCCAACCTCGAGGCGTTCGTCGCTTCGTTGGCGCGCGCGGCCGGTCTGCCCGCGCCGGCGCTGCCGCCGACGTTATCGCGCAAGATCGCGTTCAACGGGGCGATCGAGGCGTCGGCGTCGGCGTTCGCCGCGCGCGACTTTAAACTGACGCTCGGCGAGGACCAGGGCAGCGGCACGATCACGGTAAAGCTCGATCCCATGAGCGTCGAGGGCAAGCTGTCGTTCACCAAGCTCGATCTCGACAAGTGGCTGGCGTTGGCGGCGCCGGCCGCCGGCGCGCCGACGAGCCGACCGGCCACTCCGGCCGCTCCCACGCGGCCGGCGGCGGCTCCGGCGGTCGCGGCCTTGCCGACGAACGTCGCCGTCGCGCTGGTCTTCGACGCGGGCGAGGTCGTCTACAACGGCGCCGCCATGCGCAAGGTCGTGGCCGACCTGACGCTCGACAAGGGTCTGCTGACGATCCGCAAGCTGGACGCGACCCTGCCCGGCGACGCCCAGCTCTCGGGCTCCTCGACCATGACGACGGCGCAGGGAAAGCCCAGCGCCACCGGCGAGCTGAGCCTCGCCGGCCCGCGCCTGCGCGAGACGCTGGCGTGGTTGAAGGTCGATGTCGCCGGCGTGCCGTCGGGGAAGCTCGGCGCGTTCTCGTTCAAGGGCAAGATCGCCGGCGACGGCGCCACCGCGTTGCGGGTCGACGACGCCATCGTGCAGCTCGACGGCATGACGATGCGCGGTCGCCTGTCGACGACGCTGGCGGCGACGCCGGCTGTCGTGACGGCGGATTTCCAGGCCGACACGATCGACCTCGACGCCTACCTGCCCAAGCGCACGCCCGCGGCGGCGGCAACGCCGGCGGGGAAGCCAGGCGCGCCAGCCGGAAAGGCCGCGACGACTCCTGCGCCGGCGGTCGCCGCCACCGCTCCGGCCGCGATCGACGCCCGCATAAAGGCCAAGATCGGCCGTGTCGTCTACAATGGCGAGCGCATCGAGGGTGTCGACGCCGACGTCACCTACCGCGGCGGCAGGCTGACGTTCGGCGACACGCGGATCGGCAGCGTCGCCGGCGCCGCCGTCGCGCTGAAGGGCAGCGTCGCCAATCTCGAGACGACCCCGAGCTTCGACCTCTCGGTGAACGTGCAGACCAACGACGCCGACCGGTTGCTGAAGCTGGCGGGCGCGCCGTCGCCGCTGAAGAAGGGGCCGCTCGGCGCCGTCACGTTGCAGGGTGGCGTCGCCGGCACGGCGCGCGACCTGACGTTCCGCGACTTCACCGTCAACGCGCTGGGCATGGCGCTGCGGATGACCGGCAAGGTGGCGCTGCTGGAGGGCGGCACGCGCTACGATCTATCGGCGTTCACCTTCCAGACGGCCGATCTCGACAAGCTGATGGCGGCGCTCGGCAACGCGCCGCCCGGAATAGGGTCGGTCAGCGCGTCGGGCGCGGCCAAGGGCGACACGAACAACGTCGCGTTCAACGGCTCGTTCGCCGTGAAGGGCGTGCAAGGCTCGGGCACCGTCAACGCCGCGCTGGGTGGCGCCGTGCCGAGGATCGTCGCGAACCTCAAGACCAGCGCCCTGGACGTCGACCAGTTGTCCGGCGGCGGCGGGTCGGCGGCGCCCGGCGGCGCGGCGGCCGCCTCCGGTGGCGGCGGTTCGGGAGGCCGGTTCTCCAACGCGCCGATCAATCTGTCGGCGCTCAAATCGCTTGAGGCCGATATCGACCTCCAGGCGCCGTCCATCGCGAAATCGCCATGGCGGCTCGACGGCGCGCAGCTGCGCGCCACTCTGCGCGGCGGGGTGCTCACCATCGCCAAGCTCAGCGGCGGGATGTTCGGTGGCGGCGTCGATCTATCGGGCACGATCGACGCGGGCCGGGCCGCGTTCGATCTGCGCCTCGGCGCGACGAACATCAATCTCGGCACGGCGGCGCGTACCATCGGCGACAGCAAGCGGGTGGACGGCACGATCGGTCTGACCTTCGCCGCGCGAGGTTCGTTGACCAGCGTCGCGGCCATCGTGTCGTCGATCGACGGCGAAGGTAAGGTCTCGGGCACCGTGCGGTTCAACGCCTCGGCCAGCGAGCAGGTCGGCGGCCAGGTCGCCGGCGCGGCGCTCAAGGGGCTGGGCAAGCAGATCGACAAGCTCGCCGGCGGCAAGAGCGGCGGCGTCACCGAGGAGATCGGCGACATCAACGCCGCGATACGTGTCGCCAACGAGCGCTTCGCCAACCGGTCGGGGCCGATGTCGGGCACGATCGCCATGCGCGACGGCCAGCTGCGCACCAGCGATCTGCGGGTCGAGGGCAACCGGGCATGGGCGCTCACCGACGCCCAGGTCAACCTGCCGGCGTGGACCATGGCGACGACGACGAACGTCTACGTCCAGGAGTCGCCGGAGGCGCCCTACGTGATCGTCCGGCAGACCGGCGCCATCGACTCGCCCAGCCGCAAGATCGACCGCGGGCCGGCGGCGGCGTCGGCCGGCAGGCCGCAGCAGCCGGCGCCTGGCGCGCCGGGAACCACCCCGGCGGCGGAGCCGGGACAGGCCGCGCCGGGCCAGGCGCCGGCGCAGCAGAAGCCGGCGGATCCGCTCAAGAAGCTGAAGAAGATTTTCTGA
- a CDS encoding alpha/beta hydrolase codes for MSVAARRATRRSALAGAAAALSAPSVARARPERRNFVLIHGAWHGGWCWDRVARRLEAAGHRVVAPSLTGLADKAAALSRAVDLETHIGDVVAALRSVGPDKATLVGHSYGGLPITAAADRAPERVARLVYLDAVIVADGGRWSDTHTPALVAAWERAAAASGGVSVPPVDALSFGVTDPVDRAWVNSRLTPHPFATYHQPLRLSRPADASLPRLNIVCQGRSALPASARRVPMHAAAGWSSRTLDAGHDAMVTAPGALARLLLEPI; via the coding sequence GTGAGCGTCGCCGCGCGCCGGGCGACGCGCCGATCGGCGCTGGCCGGCGCGGCCGCCGCTCTGTCCGCGCCGTCGGTCGCGCGTGCCCGGCCCGAACGACGGAATTTCGTCCTGATCCACGGCGCGTGGCACGGCGGCTGGTGCTGGGACCGCGTCGCCCGGCGGCTGGAGGCCGCCGGCCACCGCGTCGTGGCGCCGTCGCTGACGGGCCTCGCCGACAAGGCCGCCGCGCTGTCGCGCGCCGTCGACCTCGAGACCCATATCGGCGATGTCGTCGCGGCGCTGCGGTCGGTCGGGCCCGACAAGGCGACGCTCGTCGGACACAGCTATGGTGGTCTACCGATCACCGCCGCCGCCGACCGCGCGCCCGAACGCGTGGCGCGGCTGGTGTATCTCGACGCGGTGATCGTGGCCGATGGCGGGCGGTGGAGCGACACCCACACCCCCGCGCTGGTCGCGGCGTGGGAGCGCGCGGCGGCGGCCAGTGGCGGCGTTTCGGTCCCACCCGTCGACGCGCTCTCGTTCGGGGTCACGGATCCGGTCGACCGAGCCTGGGTCAACAGCCGCCTGACGCCGCACCCGTTCGCGACCTACCATCAACCCCTGCGCCTGTCGCGCCCCGCCGACGCGTCGCTGCCCAGACTGAACATCGTCTGCCAAGGTCGCTCGGCGCTGCCGGCGTCGGCGCGGAGGGTGCCGATGCACGCTGCGGCGGGCTGGTCGAGCCGGACGCTCGACGCCGGACACGACGCGATGGTCACCGCGCCCGGGGCGCTCGCGCGCCTGCTGCTCGAACCCATCTGA
- a CDS encoding ribbon-helix-helix domain-containing protein yields MTESPPRVRKRSVTIGRHRTSVSLEAAFWDELNRIAAADGVSLNALVAEIDRARMVGRDPRDATNLSSALRLRVLDDLRRRAGAT; encoded by the coding sequence ATGACGGAGTCGCCGCCGCGCGTGCGCAAGCGGTCGGTGACGATCGGCCGGCACCGCACCAGCGTGTCGCTCGAGGCGGCGTTCTGGGACGAGTTGAACCGGATCGCCGCGGCCGACGGCGTGTCGCTGAACGCGCTGGTGGCCGAGATCGACCGGGCGCGCATGGTCGGCCGCGACCCGCGCGACGCCACCAACCTGTCGAGCGCGCTGCGTCTGCGCGTGCTCGACGACCTGCGGCGGCGCGCCGGCGCGACGTGA
- a CDS encoding glutamate synthase subunit beta, producing the protein MGKPTGFLEIERKDRGYEKVDVRLKTWREFVTPLPAADVRQQAARCMDCGIPFCHNGCPVNNMIPDWNNLVHRDQWRAALEALHSTNNFPEFTGRICPAPCEASCTLNIDDNSVTIKTIECAIVDRGWEEGWIPPRPAARKSGKRVAVVGSGPAGMACAQQLARAGHAVTLFEKSDRVGGLLRYGIPDFKMEKHLIDRRVRQMAAEGVEFRTGVEVGVTISVKSLLEGYDAVAMTGGAEAPRDLEVPGRELAGIHFAMDFLTQQNKRVAGDDEARAAPKGTLSAKGKHVVVIGGGDTGSDCIGTSNRQGAASVTQLEIMPRPPEKENKALTWPDWPLKMRTSSSHEEGAERDFAVLTKRAVGSNGRIEALECVRVDWVKDDAGRMVLKEVPGSAFQLKADLVLLAMGFVAPVHAGMIAESGVALDARGNVKATMTDYKTSVAKLFAAGDMRRGQSLVVWAIREGRQCARAIDELLMGSSDLPR; encoded by the coding sequence ATGGGCAAGCCCACCGGCTTCCTGGAGATCGAGCGCAAGGACCGCGGCTACGAGAAGGTCGACGTCCGTCTCAAGACCTGGCGGGAGTTCGTCACGCCGCTGCCGGCGGCCGACGTGCGCCAGCAGGCGGCGCGCTGCATGGATTGCGGGATTCCGTTCTGCCACAACGGCTGTCCGGTCAACAACATGATCCCGGACTGGAACAACCTCGTGCACCGCGACCAGTGGCGCGCGGCGCTCGAGGCGCTCCACTCGACGAACAACTTCCCGGAGTTCACCGGCCGCATCTGCCCGGCGCCGTGCGAGGCGTCGTGCACGCTGAACATCGACGACAACTCGGTGACCATCAAGACCATCGAGTGCGCCATCGTCGACCGCGGGTGGGAGGAAGGCTGGATCCCGCCGCGGCCGGCGGCGCGCAAGTCCGGCAAGCGCGTCGCCGTCGTCGGCTCCGGTCCCGCCGGCATGGCCTGCGCCCAGCAGCTGGCGCGCGCCGGCCATGCCGTGACGCTGTTCGAGAAGAGCGACCGCGTCGGCGGTCTGCTGCGCTACGGCATTCCCGACTTCAAGATGGAGAAGCACCTCATCGACCGCCGCGTGCGCCAGATGGCGGCCGAGGGCGTCGAGTTCCGCACCGGCGTCGAGGTCGGCGTGACCATCTCCGTGAAGTCGCTGCTGGAGGGCTACGACGCCGTCGCCATGACCGGCGGCGCCGAGGCGCCGCGCGACCTCGAGGTGCCCGGCCGCGAGCTCGCCGGCATCCACTTCGCCATGGATTTCCTGACGCAGCAGAACAAGCGCGTCGCCGGCGACGACGAGGCCCGTGCCGCGCCGAAGGGCACCCTTTCGGCCAAGGGCAAGCACGTCGTCGTCATCGGCGGCGGCGACACCGGGTCGGACTGCATCGGCACGTCGAACCGCCAAGGCGCGGCGTCCGTCACCCAGCTCGAGATCATGCCGCGCCCGCCGGAGAAGGAGAACAAGGCGCTGACGTGGCCCGACTGGCCGCTGAAGATGCGCACCTCCTCCTCGCACGAGGAAGGCGCCGAGCGCGACTTCGCGGTGCTGACCAAGCGCGCGGTCGGGTCGAACGGCCGGATCGAGGCGCTGGAATGCGTGCGCGTCGACTGGGTCAAGGACGACGCCGGCCGCATGGTTCTCAAGGAGGTCCCCGGAAGCGCCTTCCAGCTCAAGGCGGACCTGGTTCTGCTGGCGATGGGCTTCGTCGCGCCGGTGCACGCCGGCATGATCGCCGAGTCGGGCGTGGCGCTCGACGCGCGCGGCAACGTCAAGGCGACGATGACCGACTACAAGACGTCGGTGGCGAAGCTGTTCGCCGCCGGCGACATGCGCCGCGGCCAGTCGCTCGTCGTGTGGGCCATCCGCGAAGGCCGCCAATGCGCCCGCGCCATCGACGAGCTCCTGATGGGAAGCAGCGACCTGCCGCGATGA
- a CDS encoding DUF4169 family protein produces MAEIVNLRAARKRRARDAKSREADANRASFGVSTTAKAATRLENARAERTLRGHRIDGTPEGDPPLSTDAGPPARPSRPK; encoded by the coding sequence ATGGCCGAGATCGTCAATCTCCGCGCCGCGCGCAAGCGCCGGGCGCGCGACGCCAAGTCCCGCGAGGCCGACGCCAACCGCGCGAGCTTCGGCGTCTCGACGACCGCGAAGGCCGCCACCCGGCTCGAGAACGCCCGCGCCGAGCGAACGTTGCGCGGCCACCGGATCGACGGAACCCCCGAGGGAGACCCGCCGTTATCCACAGACGCGGGGCCGCCGGCCCGCCCATCGAGGCCGAAATGA